ACGGCGCCTGACGGCCCGCCAGCAACTGCAAGATCTGCCAGAACGGCGTGCCGGAGCTGGCCGTCGGCTGTGCGCGCAGGTCAAAGTGAGCGTCGAAGTTGAGAATCAGAATCGGCTCGTCGCGAAGACGGTCGCCGTAGTGTTCCGCCACGCCAAGGAACGTGCCGTAAGCGATCTCATGTCCGCCACCCAGCACCACCGGACGCGCTCCCGCCGCCAACACCTCGGCGACGCGATGGCCCAGCGCGGCTTGCGCCGCTTCGAGCCGTTCGTCGGCACACACGATGTTGCCGCCGTCGAACACGGACGGCGTGCCTTGCACGGGCAGGCTCGCCAGTGCCCGGCGCAGCATGTCCGGACCGGCGACAGCGCCCTGACGTCCATGATTACGGCGCACGCCTTCGTCGCTGCAAAAACCCAGCACCACTGCGCCGCCCGCCACTTCCGATGCTTCGCAAGCATCGTAGTCGCGCAGCACCTGATGCAGACGCAGCGTGTGGCCTGTTTCGCCGGTATCCACACGGCCTTGCCAGACCGCTCGATCGATTGTCATACGTTTTCCTGCCTTGCCTTACCTGCTCGTTACCGAATTACTTTGCGCTTTGCGTTGACGTACACCGTCGCTGCCGCTGCCGCTGCCGCTGCCGATGCCGGTGTCGCGAGATCGTTACGCCGAACGCGAAATGACCGCTTGCAGGAATTCACGCGTACGCGCTTCGCGCGGCGCAGTGAAGATCTGCTCCGGCGAGCCGGCTTCGATGATGCGGCCTTGATCCATCACGACCACCACGTCGGCGACTTCGCGAGCGAAGCCCATTTCGTGCGTGACGACGAGCATCGTCATCCCGTCGTTCGCGAGCGCCTTCATGACTTGCAGCACTTCGCCGACCAGTTCCGGATCGAGGGCCGACGTCGGTTCGTCGAACAGCATGACCTGCGGCTGCATGGCGAGTGCGCGGGCAATCGCCACGCGCTGCTTCTGGCCACCCGACAGCGTGCCCGGGTAGACATCAGCCTTCGCGGCGAGACCCACCTTGGTGAGCAATTCGCGAGCGAGCTTTTCGGCGTCGGCGTGCTTCATACCGCGCAGCTTGCGCGGAGCGAGCGTCACGTTATCGAGCACTGTCAGATGCGGGAACAGATTGAACGACTGGAACACCATGCCCACTTCCGTGCGCAGATGATTCAGTGCGTTCTCGCCCATCATCTTGCCGTGATCGACGAGCTTCTTGCCGACGATCTCGATGGTGCCCTGCTCGGCCGTTTCCAGCCCGTTGCAGCAACGCAGGAACGTGCTCTTGCCCGAACCGCTCGGGCCGATGACCACGACGACCTGACGCGACTGCACTTCGAAGTCGATGCCCTTGAGCACCTGATGGCTGCCGTAAGCCTTGCCCAGCCCTTCGATCTTCAGAATCGGGGCGCCGTTGGTTGTCTTCACTTCGCTCATTGCACGGCGCCTCCGGCACGCAGGGACTTCTCGGCGCGCTGCAGCAACAGCGTAGTGACACCGGTCAGAATCAGATAAACAAATGCAATCGCCAGATACACTTCCAGCGATCGATACGACACGCTGATGATCTTCTGACCTTCGTGCATCACGTCATGAATCGTGAGCAGCGATACAAGGGCGGAGTTCTTGATCAGCGCGATGAATTCGTTGCCCAGCGGCGGGATCATGCGCACCACGGCCTGCGGCAGAATCACCGAGCGCATGGCCTGACCGTAAGGCATGCCGAGCGAGCGGGCGGCTTCCATCTGACCGCGCTCGATCGACTGGATGGCGCCACGCACGATTTCCGAGACGTAAGCACCGCTATAGATGCCCAGACCCAGCACGCCGCACACAAACGCCGGCAGCAGAATATTGAACTGAGGCAGACCAAAGAACAGGATGAAAAGCTGCACCAGCAGCGGCGTGCCACGAATGAACGTGACGTAAGCGGTACAGATGCCGTAGCGAATGCGGTTGGCCGGATTGAGTCGGCCCATGCCGACCAGCAAACCCAGGACACAGCCGAGGGCCAGGGCACAGGCGGTGACTTCGACGGTCACGAGCGCGCCACGCGCCAGGTCCGTCCAGTTTGCCCACACCGGCGAAAAATCGAGTTCCATGCGTACTCCGTCAGTTGCTCTACTGCGCTATTGCTTTATTACAGGGGCGGGCGACGTCACTCCAGCAGAAGCGACGGCCAGCCCGCCCGGTATTGCTCGGGTAATACGTGATGCGAATGACGCGACTTACTTCGAGGTACCGAAGTACTTGGTCACGAGCGCGGCGTACGTGCCGTCAGCACGCACCTTTTCCAGCGCCTTGTTCATTTCTTCGGTCAGCGCCTTGTCGTCCTTGCGCAGCGCGAAGCCATAACGCTCGACGGTCAGGGTCTTGTCGAGCACCTTGACGCTCGGGTTGGCCTTGGCGTACAGCAGCGCTGCGGGCTTGCCCGTCACAGCGGCGTCGGCACGGCCGATCTTCATGAGTTCGAACATCTGGTCGTTCTTCTCGACTTCCACGCGCGCGACCTTCGGGTAGTTTTCCGTCAGGAACTGCACCGACTTCGTACCGACCTGCACCGACACCTTCTTGCCGTTCAGATCGGCCGGTTCCTTGATGCTGGTGTTGTCGGCCTTGACCATGATGGCCAGACCGCCGGTGTAATACGGGTGCGTGAAGTTCACGGCCTTCAGGCGTTCGTCGGTGATGTAGATCGCCGAAGCGGCCACGTCGACACGCTTGGACAGCACGGCCGGGATCAGACCCTTGAAGTCGATATCCGTCCACTCGACCTTCTTGCCCATGGCCTTGCCCAGCGCTTCGACCATTTCGACGTCGAAGCCGGTGCGCTTGCCGTTATCCACATATTCGAACGGGGGGAACGTGGCGTCGGTGGCAACACGCAGCACGTCGTCAGCAGCGAAGACCTTGCTCGAGCAGGTGACGGCCAGCGCCATCGTGAACAGGATGTGACGCAATTTCATCTGGTACTCCTTCGTGTAGTCTCGGTTCGGAAAAACCGGTTAAAAGTACTGCAATCGATTCGAAATACGCTCGGCTGCCGCCACCGTGAGGCGGATCAGCTCTTCGTGGCGCTGCGCCACACGCACGGCCGGCGCCATCAGCGTGATGGTGCCCTCCAGACGTTCCTTCGCGGCAAAGACCGGGGCCGACACGCCCCAGACGCCGAAATCTACTTCGCTCTCCGACACGGCGTACCGTTGCTTGCGAATCTCTTCGATCTGCGCGGCCAGACGCTCCTGCGCGACGGGCTGGCCAGCCAGTTGACGGCCAATCAGATTCTCGCGGGTTGTCTGGGGCAGGAAGGAGAGCAAGGCCTTGGCCGAGGCGCCATGCACCAGCGGGTGCGCACGGCCTTTTGCAAACGAGCAGCGCAGCGATTGCTCGCTCTCGTGCATGTCGAGGCAGACGACCTGACCGTTGGCGGCGACGAGCAGACCGACCGTCTCCCCGGTGCGCTGCACGAGGGCGTCGATCTCTTCCCGTGCCTGAGTCACAAGATGCGAGTTGTGGTCGAAACCCCACGCCAATTGCACGCCGACCGGACCCGGTTCGTAGAGCGCCTCATGGGCGTGCTCTTGTACCAGCCCCCACTTCTTGAGCGGAACGAGGTGGCGGTAAACCGTAGAGAGCGGCAGGCTCGTTTGCGCGGCGATCTCGCGTGCCGCGATCGGGCGTCCATGACGCGCTACAGTCACGAGGACTTGCAGTACGCGCTCGGAGACCGAATGAGCTTCGGTGGTGTCCATCGTCTTCAAAAACCAAAGAAAGCAAAAAAATCAGCAGGCTGTGCCGCCGATGACGACATGGGCGCTATCTTGCGATGCAATTCCCAAAGTAAAAAATGTGATTCTCATCGGATGGTAACAAATTGGGAGATTACGCATAGGGACTTTCCCTTATGCATCGCGGAAGCCCACCATAAAAAAACGCCGAAACCCTTGTTTGACAAGGCATCCGGCGCTTTTAAGCAAAATTTGAATAAAGCTTCTGATTAGCGACTCCTGGTAGTCATTTGCGAATTCGCGGCGTCCGATAGCCACTCGATGAGAATCGGTTTTTGCACTTTCCCAAGTGCGCTCTTGGGGAGGTTCTCGAAAATGACGACGCGTCGAGGCAGTTTGAAGCGCGCGATGCGCGCGCCGAGAAAGTCGAGTACGGACGCCTGCGTCGCACCCGCTTGTGGTGTCGTCACGACCACGGCCACCGGCACTTCACCCCAGCGTTCGTCCGGCACGCCGACGACCGACGCTTCGAGCACGCCCGGGCAATCGACGAGCGCGTTCTCGATTTCGGCGGGATAGATGTTCTCGCCCCCGGAGATGATCATGTCCTTGCTCCGGCCGACGACTTCGAAGCAACCGTCTTCGCGCAGGCGCGCCAGGTCACCGGAGTGGAACCAGCCGTCGTCGAACGACGCGTGATCGGGCGCGCGCCAGTACTCGCGCATCACGTTCGGCGCCCGCACGAGAATTTCACCGACGTCGCCCGGTGCCACGTCCTGCCCTGCCGGGTCGACCAGACGCACTTCCACGCCGGGACACGCCCGCCCGACCGCGCCGGGGTACGCCTTCGCCTCGCCGAAGCGCAATGCGATGGACACCGGCCCCGTCTCCGTTGCGCCATACACCTGCCCGAGCGGAATACCGCGCGCGTGGAAGGCGTCGATGGCGGACATCGGCACGACGCTCGATCCCGCCATGACGCCCCGCAGCGACGAGAGATCGCTCGCGCCCCACGCCGGGTGCGTTTGCACGGCGCGCAGGGTGGCGGGCACCATCAGCGAGAGCGTCGGACGATGGCGTGCGACATCGGCGAGCCACGCCGCCGGATCGAAGCGCGGATGCAGGGTGACGCTCGCGCCACAGAGCAGCGCGGGCAACGTCTGAATGCACAGACCGCCGACGTGAAACATCGGCAGCGTCGAAAGAATGTGATCGTCGGCACGCATGTCGTGCGACCACCAGCTCGCTTCGGCATTGGCCAGCAGCCCGGCCTGCGTATGCAACGCGCCCTTGGGTTCGCCGGTCGTACCGGACGTGTAGGCGAGCAGCACGGGCGCATCGGGTGGCACGTCCGGGTAGTCGACCGGCTTGAC
The Pandoraea oxalativorans genome window above contains:
- the hutG gene encoding formimidoylglutamase is translated as MTIDRAVWQGRVDTGETGHTLRLHQVLRDYDACEASEVAGGAVVLGFCSDEGVRRNHGRQGAVAGPDMLRRALASLPVQGTPSVFDGGNIVCADERLEAAQAALGHRVAEVLAAGARPVVLGGGHEIAYGTFLGVAEHYGDRLRDEPILILNFDAHFDLRAQPTASSGTPFWQILQLLAGRQAPFHYACLGVSRYSNTDALFERATALSVDYWLDSTMLAHRLPEMCDQLEKKLAKVSHVYLTIDMDVLPGEKAPGVSAPAAHGVAFEVVEALIGVVRRSGKLRVADIAEYNPTYDRDGLTARVGARLLHPLITQLQG
- a CDS encoding IclR family transcriptional regulator, which codes for MDTTEAHSVSERVLQVLVTVARHGRPIAAREIAAQTSLPLSTVYRHLVPLKKWGLVQEHAHEALYEPGPVGVQLAWGFDHNSHLVTQAREEIDALVQRTGETVGLLVAANGQVVCLDMHESEQSLRCSFAKGRAHPLVHGASAKALLSFLPQTTRENLIGRQLAGQPVAQERLAAQIEEIRKQRYAVSESEVDFGVWGVSAPVFAAKERLEGTITLMAPAVRVAQRHEELIRLTVAAAERISNRLQYF
- a CDS encoding transporter substrate-binding domain-containing protein; protein product: MKLRHILFTMALAVTCSSKVFAADDVLRVATDATFPPFEYVDNGKRTGFDVEMVEALGKAMGKKVEWTDIDFKGLIPAVLSKRVDVAASAIYITDERLKAVNFTHPYYTGGLAIMVKADNTSIKEPADLNGKKVSVQVGTKSVQFLTENYPKVARVEVEKNDQMFELMKIGRADAAVTGKPAALLYAKANPSVKVLDKTLTVERYGFALRKDDKALTEEMNKALEKVRADGTYAALVTKYFGTSK
- a CDS encoding amino acid ABC transporter permease, yielding MELDFSPVWANWTDLARGALVTVEVTACALALGCVLGLLVGMGRLNPANRIRYGICTAYVTFIRGTPLLVQLFILFFGLPQFNILLPAFVCGVLGLGIYSGAYVSEIVRGAIQSIERGQMEAARSLGMPYGQAMRSVILPQAVVRMIPPLGNEFIALIKNSALVSLLTIHDVMHEGQKIISVSYRSLEVYLAIAFVYLILTGVTTLLLQRAEKSLRAGGAVQ
- a CDS encoding class I adenylate-forming enzyme family protein, whose amino-acid sequence is MTPFVEALARHARATPERLALRCGIGDEAVTTDYAALWRRVERVGGHLRETWRIAPGDRVACLGLNDALQLALLFACARAGAIFLPLNFRLAVPELAAIVRHAGVRVLWFDATHRDAARQIRDLLEQDTITDLPPPAIAPIDGLIAVPSVKPVDYPDVPPDAPVLLAYTSGTTGEPKGALHTQAGLLANAEASWWSHDMRADDHILSTLPMFHVGGLCIQTLPALLCGASVTLHPRFDPAAWLADVARHRPTLSLMVPATLRAVQTHPAWGASDLSSLRGVMAGSSVVPMSAIDAFHARGIPLGQVYGATETGPVSIALRFGEAKAYPGAVGRACPGVEVRLVDPAGQDVAPGDVGEILVRAPNVMREYWRAPDHASFDDGWFHSGDLARLREDGCFEVVGRSKDMIISGGENIYPAEIENALVDCPGVLEASVVGVPDERWGEVPVAVVVTTPQAGATQASVLDFLGARIARFKLPRRVVIFENLPKSALGKVQKPILIEWLSDAANSQMTTRSR
- a CDS encoding amino acid ABC transporter ATP-binding protein, with the protein product MSEVKTTNGAPILKIEGLGKAYGSHQVLKGIDFEVQSRQVVVVIGPSGSGKSTFLRCCNGLETAEQGTIEIVGKKLVDHGKMMGENALNHLRTEVGMVFQSFNLFPHLTVLDNVTLAPRKLRGMKHADAEKLARELLTKVGLAAKADVYPGTLSGGQKQRVAIARALAMQPQVMLFDEPTSALDPELVGEVLQVMKALANDGMTMLVVTHEMGFAREVADVVVVMDQGRIIEAGSPEQIFTAPREARTREFLQAVISRSA